A section of the Apodemus sylvaticus chromosome 10, mApoSyl1.1, whole genome shotgun sequence genome encodes:
- the Hbz gene encoding hemoglobin subunit zeta has translation MSLMKNERAIILSMWEKMAPQAEPIGTETLERLFLSYPQTKTYFPHFDLHHGSQQLRAHGSKILAAVGDAVKNIDNLSGALTKLSELHAYILRVDPVNFKLLSHCLLVTMAARFPADFSPEVHEAWDKFMSILSSILTEKYR, from the exons ATGTCTCTGATGAAGAATGAGAGAGCTATCATCTTGTCCATGTGGGAGAAGATGGCGCCTCAGGCCGAACCCATTGGCACTGAGACTCTGGAGAG GCTCTTCCTCAGCTACCCCCAGACGAAGACCTACTTCCCGCACTTCGACCTGCACCACGGGTCACAGCAGTTGCGTGCCCACGGCTCCAAGATCTTGGCCGCTGTGGGTGACGCGGTTAAGAACATCGACAACCTCTCAGGTGCTTTGACTAAGCTGAGCGAGCTGCACGCCTACATCCTGCGTGTGGATCCGGTCAACTTCAAG CTCCTGTCCCACTGTCTGCTGGTCACAATGGCTGCTCGCTTTCCGGCCGACTTCTCTCCTGAGGTCCACGAAGCCTGGGACAAGTTCATGTCCATCCTGTCTTCCATCCTGACTGAGAAGTACCGCTAA